A genomic stretch from Petrimonas mucosa includes:
- a CDS encoding ABC transporter ATP-binding protein, translated as MIAVEVDELEKRYGDSVALKKISFEVNRGELFGLIGPDGAGKTTLLRILATLLLADKGRATIHGYDTVREYRTIRNLVGYMPGRFSLYQDLTVEENLRFFATLFGTTVEENYGQIKDIYDQLSPFKRRRAGKLSGGMKQKLALCCALIHKPEILFLDEPTSGVDAVSRKEFWGILHRLKRQGITILVSTPYMDEAMRCDRIVLIQNGIILSIDSPAEILQHYPGPLFAVKADDIYGLLKFARELEPVELSHAFGEYLHITLKDKRAGLEQLHVLLEECRFPGLEIRRINPTIEDCFIRLMSEPELNGNRNG; from the coding sequence ATGATTGCAGTTGAGGTAGATGAGCTGGAAAAGCGTTATGGAGATTCGGTTGCCCTGAAGAAGATTTCGTTCGAGGTAAACCGGGGAGAGCTGTTCGGTCTGATCGGACCAGACGGAGCTGGAAAAACTACCCTCCTCCGGATATTGGCTACCTTGTTGCTGGCCGACAAGGGCAGGGCAACCATTCACGGATATGATACGGTGAGGGAGTACAGGACTATCCGCAACTTGGTGGGCTATATGCCTGGGAGATTTTCACTCTATCAGGACCTGACGGTGGAAGAGAACCTCCGCTTCTTTGCAACACTGTTTGGCACTACCGTCGAGGAGAATTACGGACAGATTAAGGATATCTATGATCAGCTGTCCCCCTTCAAGAGACGAAGGGCCGGGAAGCTGTCGGGCGGGATGAAGCAGAAACTGGCCCTCTGTTGTGCCTTGATCCACAAGCCAGAGATCCTGTTTCTTGACGAACCGACCAGCGGTGTAGATGCTGTCTCCAGAAAAGAGTTCTGGGGGATACTTCATAGGTTGAAACGGCAGGGGATCACCATTCTGGTTTCGACGCCTTATATGGATGAGGCGATGCGTTGCGACCGGATTGTTCTGATCCAGAACGGCATCATCCTCTCCATCGACTCACCAGCGGAGATTCTGCAGCACTATCCAGGCCCTCTCTTTGCCGTGAAGGCGGACGACATCTATGGTCTATTGAAATTTGCTCGCGAGTTGGAACCGGTTGAGCTGAGCCATGCATTTGGAGAATATCTCCACATCACGCTAAAGGACAAGAGAGCCGGATTGGAACAGTTGCACGTTCTCCTTGAAGAGTGTAGATTTCCGGGATTGGAGATAAGGAGGATCAACCCGACCATTGAAGACTGTTTTATCCGGTTGATGAGCGAACCTGAACTAAATGGGAACCGAAATGGATAA
- a CDS encoding ABC transporter ATP-binding protein → MDKVIVCRNLTKQYGNFKAVDSINFEVNAGEIFGFLGANGAGKTTAMRVLCGLSYPTSGEAWVAGFNVYHQQEQIKKHIGYMSQKFSLYENLTVWENIQFYGGIYGVPHAEIRKRGRELIVSLGLEKEMKKLVGELPLGWKQKLAFSVAIFHQPRIVFLDEPTGGVDPLTRRQFWELIYEAAAGGITVFVTTHYMDEAEYCNRICVLVDGRVEALDTPSKLKSIFNASSMEEVFYQLARGAKRKSD, encoded by the coding sequence ATGGATAAAGTTATCGTATGCAGGAATCTGACGAAACAGTACGGCAATTTCAAAGCGGTAGACTCCATCAATTTTGAGGTGAACGCCGGAGAAATTTTCGGATTCCTGGGAGCCAACGGCGCAGGAAAGACTACGGCGATGCGGGTCTTGTGCGGTCTCTCCTATCCCACTTCCGGAGAAGCCTGGGTAGCAGGGTTCAACGTCTACCATCAACAGGAGCAGATCAAGAAGCATATCGGGTACATGAGTCAGAAGTTCTCGCTCTACGAAAATCTCACCGTGTGGGAAAACATCCAGTTTTACGGCGGAATCTACGGTGTGCCTCATGCTGAGATAAGGAAACGCGGCAGGGAACTGATCGTCTCACTCGGTCTGGAAAAAGAGATGAAGAAACTGGTAGGAGAGTTGCCACTGGGCTGGAAGCAAAAACTGGCTTTCTCGGTCGCCATCTTTCACCAGCCCAGGATCGTCTTTCTGGATGAACCGACAGGAGGGGTAGATCCGCTCACCCGACGCCAGTTCTGGGAACTGATTTATGAAGCCGCCGCCGGCGGTATTACAGTTTTCGTCACCACCCACTACATGGACGAGGCGGAGTACTGCAACCGGATCTGCGTGTTGGTGGACGGGAGGGTGGAGGCGCTCGACACGCCCTCCAAACTGAAATCGATCTTCAATGCCAGTTCGATGGAAGAGGTCTTTTATCAACTGGCCAGAGGAGCCAAACGAAAAAGTGATTAA
- a CDS encoding TetR/AcrR family transcriptional regulator, translated as MQKIKYMSEESLNKTGGLDTEEKIKEAARTIFHQKGYAATRTRDIAEAAGVNLALLNYYFRSKEKLFNIIMSETLGRFMEKIRLIFNDPGSTLEEKIGMITSQYIDLLIDEPEIPLFIISEVRTNPELLLEKLPIRDLIFRTIFYKQFQQAVAERRIDAIHPIHYLMNMIGLIIMPALAKPILQSAFHMNGDAYKELMENRKQLIPRWLYTIHLNSNQSDNEK; from the coding sequence TTGCAGAAAATCAAATATATGTCGGAAGAATCACTCAACAAAACAGGGGGTCTGGATACGGAAGAGAAGATCAAGGAGGCAGCCAGGACCATCTTTCACCAGAAAGGGTATGCAGCCACCCGCACCCGCGACATTGCCGAGGCAGCCGGGGTCAACCTGGCCCTGTTGAACTACTATTTCAGAAGCAAGGAGAAGCTGTTCAATATCATCATGTCTGAAACACTTGGCAGATTCATGGAGAAAATCAGGCTTATCTTCAATGATCCCGGCTCCACACTGGAAGAGAAGATTGGCATGATTACGAGCCAGTATATCGACTTGTTGATCGATGAGCCGGAAATACCACTGTTCATTATCAGTGAAGTGCGGACCAATCCCGAGCTACTGCTGGAGAAACTACCGATCCGCGACCTCATCTTCCGGACAATATTTTACAAGCAATTCCAACAGGCAGTAGCCGAACGTCGCATAGATGCCATACACCCGATACACTACCTGATGAACATGATCGGTCTGATTATCATGCCGGCATTGGCAAAGCCAATTTTGCAAAGCGCGTTCCATATGAACGGGGATGCGTATAAAGAGTTGATGGAAAATCGCAAACAACTTATTCCCCGATGGTTATATACCATCCATCTCAATTCAAACCAAAGTGACAATGAAAAGTAA
- a CDS encoding HlyD family secretion protein yields MKRNIIPLIILLTACTSGEPSDASGNFESDEVIVSARQSGTLLSYYVKEGQSLVAGDTVGQIDVSLFELQKEQVEASIRALQDQTVSANDQVELIRRQLEVQQAQLSQLQREKIRFENLVKADAATQKQLDDIVASIDQLQKQRAVTEQELKLARYNTETRNRSILSEQNPLEKVVAQYQEQINRGKVINPVQGTVIANYALQGEMQTVGKPLYKIANLEWLDLRAYITANQMVQVKLGQEVTIRVDDGKRGYKEYPGTITWISEKSEFSPKNIYTRKERANLVYAIKVNVKNDGYLKIGMYGEVRWKSKQK; encoded by the coding sequence ATGAAAAGAAACATTATTCCTCTGATTATCCTGCTCACAGCCTGCACCTCGGGCGAACCTTCTGATGCATCGGGAAATTTCGAATCGGACGAAGTGATCGTCTCCGCACGACAGAGCGGTACCCTGCTCTCCTATTACGTAAAAGAGGGTCAAAGCCTGGTGGCTGGCGACACTGTTGGGCAGATCGATGTTTCCCTGTTTGAGCTGCAGAAGGAGCAGGTGGAGGCCAGTATCCGGGCATTGCAGGATCAAACCGTATCGGCCAATGATCAAGTTGAGCTGATCCGACGTCAGCTCGAGGTACAACAGGCACAACTTTCTCAATTACAACGTGAGAAGATCCGGTTCGAAAACCTTGTCAAGGCAGATGCCGCAACGCAGAAACAGCTTGACGACATCGTCGCCTCGATCGATCAGCTACAGAAACAGAGAGCCGTCACCGAGCAGGAGCTGAAACTTGCACGCTACAACACCGAGACCCGAAACAGGAGCATCCTCAGCGAGCAAAATCCGCTTGAAAAGGTGGTTGCACAATACCAGGAGCAGATCAACCGCGGGAAGGTAATCAATCCGGTTCAGGGCACGGTGATTGCCAATTATGCCCTGCAGGGTGAGATGCAAACCGTAGGCAAACCTCTCTACAAGATTGCCAACCTCGAGTGGCTCGATCTGCGGGCCTACATCACCGCCAACCAGATGGTGCAGGTGAAACTTGGCCAGGAAGTGACGATCCGGGTGGATGACGGGAAGAGAGGCTACAAGGAGTACCCGGGCACCATCACCTGGATTTCGGAGAAATCGGAATTCTCACCCAAGAATATATATACCAGGAAAGAGCGGGCCAATCTGGTATATGCCATCAAGGTGAATGTAAAGAATGATGGCTATCTGAAAATCGGCATGTACGGGGAGGTACGCTGGAAAAGTAAACAGAAATGA
- a CDS encoding ABC transporter permease, producing the protein MKTLRYILQKEFRQIFRDRTILAIMFVMPTVQLMIFPLAANFEVKNVRVAYIDHDHSSYSHQLRNRIAASGYFKMSGNPGSFREGLELVERGSADLLLEIPAGFERNLVRDRRQQLNLSVDAINGTKASIGAAYLSSVISDFVKELDLKVKSPEGIQFSPQVKVEIISSFWYNPHTRYKYYMVPAILVILLTMIGGFISALNIVREKEMGSIEQINVSPVKKWQFILGKLIPFWIVGIIVFTIGLLVMYLFYGILPEGNLLVLYLFAAVYLVALLGLGLLISTLADTQLQAMFIAFFFMMLFILMSGFFTSTDSMPHWAQRLSESTPVTHFIRVVRLIVLKGSGLAEVSTELGYLALFAVVLNSLAIWNYRKTT; encoded by the coding sequence ATGAAAACCCTGCGTTACATATTACAAAAGGAGTTCAGGCAGATCTTCAGGGACAGGACCATTCTGGCTATCATGTTCGTCATGCCTACAGTTCAGTTGATGATCTTTCCCCTGGCTGCCAACTTCGAGGTGAAAAATGTGAGGGTGGCTTATATCGACCATGACCACAGCAGCTATTCCCACCAGTTGAGGAATAGAATCGCCGCTTCAGGTTATTTCAAGATGAGCGGCAACCCCGGTTCTTTCCGGGAAGGATTGGAGCTGGTGGAACGGGGAAGTGCCGACCTGCTTCTGGAGATTCCGGCAGGATTCGAAAGGAATCTGGTACGGGATAGACGTCAGCAGCTTAACCTCTCCGTGGATGCCATCAACGGGACAAAGGCTTCAATTGGCGCAGCCTATCTCTCCAGCGTCATTTCCGATTTTGTCAAGGAACTCGATCTGAAGGTGAAATCCCCCGAGGGGATCCAATTCTCACCCCAAGTAAAGGTGGAGATTATCAGCTCCTTCTGGTACAATCCACATACCAGATACAAGTACTACATGGTGCCTGCCATACTGGTAATTCTGCTAACCATGATCGGCGGGTTCATCAGTGCATTGAACATCGTGCGGGAGAAAGAGATGGGGAGTATCGAGCAGATCAACGTCTCACCGGTAAAAAAGTGGCAGTTCATCCTCGGCAAGCTGATTCCATTCTGGATTGTGGGGATAATCGTTTTTACGATAGGACTTCTGGTGATGTATCTGTTCTACGGCATTTTGCCTGAAGGGAATCTGCTGGTGTTGTACCTCTTTGCAGCGGTTTACCTTGTAGCCCTGCTGGGATTGGGATTACTGATCTCCACCTTGGCCGACACACAATTGCAGGCCATGTTTATCGCCTTTTTTTTCATGATGCTTTTCATCCTGATGAGTGGCTTCTTTACCAGTACCGACAGCATGCCCCATTGGGCGCAGAGACTCTCCGAATCTACTCCGGTAACCCATTTCATTAGGGTGGTACGGCTGATCGTGTTGAAAGGCAGCGGTCTGGCGGAGGTTAGCACGGAACTGGGCTACCTTGCCCTGTTCGCGGTTGTACTCAACAGCCTTGCCATCTGGAACTACCGCAAGACAACCTGA
- a CDS encoding TolC family protein codes for MKSKILLLCLISPWLWHAVQAQPITIDECYALARENYPAIRQFDLIAKTSRLDIQEANLHYLPQVTLSGQATYQSEVVDYTEIFGGSPLPSGITLPVLSRDQYRVLGEISQLIYDGGQIRQLKDRLRANRQVEESNLEITLYAINSRINTIYFSILLMDAQQQQIELSRSNLRHQLEKSEAALANGMAFRSNVSELKAELLQYEMQLTECKSHRTALLKILSLFTGRMLAEDIELIMPRIEARSASINRPELKWFDSRVALYDAQRHQLRPAYLPKITAFLQGAYGRPTLNMLKNESGPWLVTGLRFNWSLSQLYSLDNRKRSITLFQQAVDTERETFLLNTKMELVQQDEQVNKYEQLIKQDEDIIALRAAVTRSAEA; via the coding sequence ATGAAAAGTAAAATCCTTCTCCTCTGCCTGATATCTCCATGGCTTTGGCATGCAGTTCAGGCGCAACCGATCACTATTGACGAATGTTATGCATTGGCCAGGGAGAACTATCCGGCTATCCGGCAGTTTGACCTGATTGCCAAAACGAGCCGTCTGGATATCCAGGAAGCCAATTTGCATTATCTGCCCCAGGTCACCCTATCGGGTCAGGCCACCTACCAGTCAGAGGTAGTGGATTACACTGAAATTTTCGGCGGCAGTCCACTCCCGTCGGGCATCACGCTCCCGGTACTGAGCAGGGATCAGTATAGAGTTCTTGGCGAGATCTCCCAATTGATTTACGACGGCGGGCAGATCCGGCAGCTGAAAGATCGGCTCAGGGCCAATCGCCAGGTAGAAGAGAGTAATCTGGAAATCACACTCTATGCCATCAACAGCAGGATCAACACCATCTACTTCTCCATCCTGCTGATGGATGCCCAGCAACAGCAAATTGAACTGAGCCGGTCGAATCTCAGACACCAACTGGAGAAGAGCGAGGCAGCACTGGCCAATGGCATGGCATTCAGAAGCAACGTGTCGGAGCTCAAAGCAGAACTACTGCAGTATGAAATGCAGCTCACCGAGTGCAAGTCCCACCGCACCGCCTTACTGAAAATATTGTCGCTCTTCACAGGCAGAATGCTGGCGGAGGATATCGAACTGATAATGCCTCGGATCGAAGCCAGGTCAGCCAGCATCAACCGGCCTGAACTTAAATGGTTCGACTCCCGTGTCGCCCTTTACGACGCACAGCGGCATCAGCTGCGTCCGGCCTACCTGCCTAAAATTACCGCTTTTTTGCAGGGGGCATACGGCAGGCCCACACTCAACATGCTCAAGAACGAGTCAGGTCCCTGGCTTGTAACCGGCCTGCGTTTCAACTGGTCGCTGAGCCAATTATACTCACTCGACAACCGGAAACGTTCCATCACTCTTTTTCAGCAGGCAGTCGATACGGAGAGGGAGACCTTCCTGTTAAACACGAAAATGGAACTTGTCCAGCAGGATGAGCAAGTGAATAAATATGAGCAGCTAATCAAACAGGATGAGGATATCATCGCCTTGCGGGCCGCCGTGACCCGGTCGGCCGAAGCCTAG
- a CDS encoding DUF2490 domain-containing protein has protein sequence MNRALLTILLTFAGIYFAKAQSAVEERYLGSWMFMEVHHDIANRAYLTVYMENDVYQFRSLNCRYARFSAGYNFLPWLKTGVNYVPVSEPDRWRHYLEGDLMGILKSGDFKVSLRERYRYRLTGEGTHELRSRLKLAYDIPESKLSPYIAIELFTWATGGKRPVTIWHVPAISPTICSWSGTISIIPSTVCRLNISLAWDSISSCDRQELLSAIQVVLR, from the coding sequence ATGAATAGAGCGTTATTGACGATACTCCTGACCTTCGCCGGCATATACTTTGCCAAAGCCCAGTCTGCAGTGGAGGAGAGATACCTCGGGAGCTGGATGTTTATGGAGGTCCATCACGATATCGCTAACCGGGCCTATCTTACCGTCTACATGGAAAACGACGTCTACCAATTCAGGAGTCTGAATTGCAGGTACGCCCGTTTCTCCGCCGGTTACAACTTCTTGCCCTGGCTCAAGACGGGAGTGAACTATGTTCCGGTGAGCGAGCCGGATCGTTGGAGACACTATCTCGAAGGTGACCTGATGGGTATACTCAAGTCGGGCGATTTCAAGGTGTCACTCCGTGAACGATACCGCTATCGGCTCACCGGAGAGGGGACCCATGAGCTACGAAGCCGTCTGAAGCTTGCATACGACATTCCCGAAAGCAAGTTGAGTCCCTATATCGCAATCGAGCTCTTTACCTGGGCGACAGGTGGAAAAAGACCCGTCACTATCTGGCATGTACCCGCGATATCACCAACTATATGCAGTTGGAGTGGTACTATCTCTATTATACCTTCAACGGTTTGCCGCCTGAACATATCCTTGGCCTGGGACTCAATTTCGAGTTGTGACCGGCAAGAACTATTGTCGGCAATTCAGGTTGTCTTGCGGTAG
- the glmS gene encoding glutamine--fructose-6-phosphate transaminase (isomerizing): MCGIVGYIGNREAYPILIKGLHRLEYRGYDSAGIALIHEGNLKVYKAKGKVSELEHYAEQKDVAGTVGIAHTRWATHGEPTQHNAHPHYSQSEELAIIHNGIIENYGLLKEGLVREGYTFQSETDTEVLIQLIEFMKRSNGTDLSTAVQLALTQVVGAYAIAVLDRNNPDQIVAARKGSPLVVGIGEDEYFLGSDATPIIEFTNRVTYIGDEEIVTIRRGEALKIRTITNIEKTPRIQKLEMTLSQLEKGGYPHFMLKEIFEQPHTLSDCMRGRVNVEGNNITLAGFIDNREKFLNARRIIITACGTSWHAAQIGMYAIEEYARIPVEVEYSSEFRYRKPVIHKDDIVIAISQSGETADTLAAVELAKNAGAFIFGICNVVGSSIPRNTHSGCYTHVGPEIGVASTKAFTAQVAVLTMLAILIGKEKRTVSREEYLNLIRELNLIPEKVAEILKKSGQIEQYAKTFTYAGNCIYLGRGYNFPVALEGALKLKEISYIHAEGYPAAEMKHGPIALVSHEMPVIVIATQSDTYEKVTSNIQEIKARKGRIISVVTEGDQVVRGLSDFSVEVPETLPCLTPLLSVIPLQLLAYHIAVVKGCDVDQPRNLAKSVTVE; encoded by the coding sequence ATGTGTGGAATTGTAGGTTATATAGGTAACAGAGAGGCTTATCCAATCCTCATCAAGGGACTCCACCGGCTGGAGTACCGTGGATATGACAGTGCAGGAATCGCCCTGATTCACGAAGGCAACCTGAAAGTGTACAAGGCCAAGGGAAAAGTATCGGAGCTGGAGCACTATGCCGAACAGAAAGATGTGGCCGGTACCGTGGGTATTGCCCATACCCGTTGGGCCACCCATGGAGAGCCAACACAGCACAATGCCCATCCCCACTACTCGCAGTCGGAGGAGCTGGCCATCATCCACAACGGGATTATCGAGAATTACGGCTTGCTTAAGGAGGGGCTGGTCAGAGAGGGGTATACCTTTCAAAGCGAGACCGATACCGAGGTGCTGATACAGTTGATCGAGTTTATGAAGAGAAGTAATGGCACAGATCTCTCTACAGCTGTACAACTGGCCCTCACGCAAGTGGTAGGCGCCTACGCCATTGCAGTGCTGGACCGGAACAATCCCGACCAGATCGTAGCTGCAAGAAAAGGAAGTCCTCTCGTGGTCGGTATCGGAGAGGATGAATACTTCCTCGGGTCTGATGCTACACCTATTATCGAATTTACAAACCGGGTGACCTATATAGGCGATGAGGAGATAGTTACTATCCGGAGAGGGGAAGCTCTGAAGATCCGAACCATCACCAATATCGAAAAGACCCCCAGAATACAGAAACTTGAGATGACACTCAGCCAACTTGAAAAAGGAGGCTATCCCCATTTCATGCTCAAGGAGATATTCGAACAGCCCCATACATTGAGCGACTGCATGCGGGGAAGGGTGAACGTTGAGGGCAATAACATTACCTTGGCCGGTTTTATTGACAATCGCGAGAAATTTCTCAACGCCCGCCGTATCATCATCACTGCATGCGGCACCTCCTGGCATGCGGCTCAGATCGGCATGTATGCCATCGAAGAGTACGCCCGTATCCCGGTGGAGGTGGAGTATTCCTCCGAGTTCCGTTACCGTAAGCCGGTGATTCACAAGGATGACATTGTAATTGCCATCTCCCAGTCGGGTGAGACTGCCGACACGCTAGCTGCCGTCGAATTGGCCAAAAATGCCGGAGCATTTATCTTTGGCATCTGCAACGTAGTGGGTTCCTCTATTCCGAGGAACACCCATTCGGGTTGCTATACGCACGTTGGACCCGAAATCGGGGTTGCATCCACCAAGGCGTTTACCGCACAGGTGGCCGTGCTCACCATGCTGGCTATCCTGATCGGCAAAGAGAAGAGAACTGTCAGCAGGGAAGAGTATCTCAACCTGATCCGTGAACTGAACCTGATTCCGGAGAAGGTGGCAGAGATACTGAAGAAAAGCGGCCAGATCGAGCAGTATGCCAAGACTTTCACCTACGCAGGCAACTGCATCTATCTGGGAAGAGGGTATAACTTTCCCGTGGCGTTGGAGGGTGCGCTGAAGTTGAAGGAGATCTCCTACATTCACGCCGAAGGCTACCCTGCAGCCGAGATGAAGCACGGTCCTATTGCACTGGTCAGTCACGAGATGCCGGTGATCGTCATCGCCACCCAGTCTGACACCTACGAAAAAGTAACCAGCAACATTCAAGAGATCAAGGCCCGAAAAGGGAGAATCATCTCGGTAGTGACCGAAGGTGATCAGGTAGTCAGGGGATTGTCCGACTTTTCGGTTGAGGTGCCGGAGACCCTCCCCTGCCTTACGCCGTTACTCTCGGTAATCCCGTTACAGTTGTTGGCTTACCATATTGCTGTGGTAAAGGGATGTGACGTGGATCAGCCACGTAACCTGGCCAAGTCTGTTACAGTGGAGTAA
- a CDS encoding IS5 family transposase: MIRYKSSRQLSISEFKMPFEAKLDENNRWVILSKIVPWEEFARLYYKNFKSNRGAPTKDARLVLGVIIIKHIMKSDDRGVIEMIQENPYMQYFLGLEAFTYEQVMTPSLLVSIRKRIDLDVFESLTDDLIRKGLKLKAGANQEVVDKDAKDEEDDNDDDPDPHPGNKGKLQMDATVCDADIKYPTDLDLLNESRQKAEELIDELCLKLGIKDKPRTYRRVARKDFLNVSKMKRKPANVLRKAIRKQINYLKRDVRTINGILDTIKDKPIPFDRRQLKYFFVIQHLLEQQETMYKKKSHQVEDRIVNIHQPHVRPIVRGKAKAKTEFGAKINISLLDGYARVDHFHWDAFNEGQDLQSQVERFRKLTGKYPELVQVDKIYLTRENRRFLKEKRIRYTGEPLGRKPAKEIKSRYQKRKERRETAERNQVEGKFGQGKRGYGLNDIRARLSSTSRSWIGAIIFVMNLIRHMRDIPLPYFVSLLQKLMIVRNINIYPLGPQMKLCA, encoded by the coding sequence ATGATACGATACAAGAGCTCCAGGCAGCTTTCAATTTCAGAGTTCAAGATGCCCTTTGAGGCAAAACTGGATGAGAATAACCGGTGGGTTATTCTTTCAAAAATAGTTCCCTGGGAAGAGTTCGCCCGGCTTTATTACAAGAACTTCAAAAGCAACCGGGGTGCCCCCACCAAAGATGCCAGGCTTGTGCTGGGAGTAATCATCATCAAGCACATCATGAAGAGTGACGACCGTGGAGTAATAGAGATGATACAGGAGAACCCCTACATGCAGTATTTTCTTGGTCTCGAAGCTTTCACCTATGAACAGGTGATGACACCGTCACTGCTGGTCTCCATCAGAAAGCGAATCGACCTTGATGTCTTTGAATCATTGACGGACGACTTGATAAGAAAAGGGTTGAAGCTAAAAGCCGGGGCAAATCAAGAAGTGGTTGACAAGGATGCGAAGGATGAAGAAGATGATAATGATGACGATCCCGATCCGCATCCCGGGAACAAGGGGAAGCTCCAAATGGATGCAACGGTCTGTGATGCGGATATCAAGTATCCCACCGATCTGGATCTGCTGAACGAGAGCCGCCAGAAGGCAGAAGAGCTGATCGATGAGTTGTGTTTGAAACTGGGTATTAAAGATAAACCCCGTACATACAGAAGGGTTGCACGCAAGGATTTTTTGAATGTGTCGAAAATGAAGAGAAAACCAGCCAACGTGTTACGAAAAGCGATACGCAAGCAGATCAACTACCTGAAACGGGATGTGCGGACTATCAACGGGATACTGGACACCATAAAGGATAAACCGATTCCCTTCGACCGGCGGCAACTAAAGTATTTTTTTGTCATCCAGCATCTGCTGGAACAACAGGAGACGATGTATAAGAAGAAGAGCCATCAAGTAGAAGATCGCATAGTGAACATTCATCAGCCACATGTTCGCCCCATCGTCCGTGGTAAAGCCAAGGCCAAGACGGAGTTTGGCGCCAAGATCAACATCAGCCTGCTGGATGGCTATGCCAGGGTAGATCATTTCCACTGGGATGCGTTCAATGAGGGGCAGGATCTTCAGTCACAGGTTGAACGCTTCAGGAAGCTGACAGGGAAGTATCCGGAGCTGGTTCAGGTGGACAAGATATATCTTACCCGGGAGAACAGACGGTTCTTGAAAGAGAAAAGAATCCGCTACACCGGGGAACCACTGGGACGAAAGCCGGCAAAAGAGATCAAGAGCAGATACCAAAAACGTAAAGAGCGACGAGAGACGGCGGAACGCAACCAGGTTGAAGGGAAGTTTGGACAGGGCAAGCGTGGATATGGTTTAAATGATATCCGGGCCAGACTCTCCTCGACGTCAAGGAGTTGGATAGGGGCTATCATTTTTGTGATGAATCTGATCCGGCATATGAGGGATATTCCCTTACCTTATTTTGTCTCGTTACTACAGAAGTTAATGATAGTGAGAAATATAAACATTTATCCACTCGGGCCACAAATGAAATTGTGTGCCTGA
- a CDS encoding ABC transporter permease, with protein sequence MKQLFAFIQKEFYHVFRDKRTLLILFGMPVVQILLFGFALNSEVKNIGVAVLDNARDAASQQLISRISSSRYFHLMEPLLSYDEVENRFRSGKISCVIILPSRFGNLLYQDEGAPIQIIADASDPNTATTVNHYLNTILQQHVQEMNAVLPAAFNIIIETRHLYNEEQNGSLNFIPGVIALIFMIVSTALTSVAVVREKESGTMEVLLVSPFKPFMVLIAKAIPYLVLSLIDFIVILLLALFLLDVAIKGSLLLIFVESLLFIITCLSLGLLISNVTNSQQAAMMLSMAGMMLPTILLTGFMFPLENMPGFFQVLSYAVPSKYYYSIIKTVMLKGLGIAYVWKETLVLVGMSAILLSLALKRFNIRLS encoded by the coding sequence ATGAAACAGCTGTTCGCCTTCATTCAAAAAGAGTTTTATCACGTATTCAGGGATAAGCGTACGCTGCTCATCCTCTTCGGCATGCCTGTCGTGCAGATCCTGCTGTTTGGATTTGCACTCAACAGCGAAGTGAAGAACATCGGAGTCGCTGTGCTGGACAATGCCCGGGATGCCGCAAGTCAACAGTTGATCTCCCGGATTAGCAGCAGCCGCTATTTTCACCTCATGGAACCGTTGCTGAGCTATGATGAGGTTGAAAACCGCTTCCGATCGGGGAAGATCAGCTGTGTAATCATCCTTCCGAGCCGGTTCGGCAACCTGTTGTATCAGGATGAAGGGGCCCCCATACAGATCATCGCAGATGCCTCAGACCCCAACACGGCCACCACTGTAAACCACTACCTGAACACCATCCTCCAGCAGCATGTGCAGGAGATGAATGCAGTGCTGCCGGCAGCTTTCAACATCATTATCGAAACACGCCACCTCTATAATGAGGAGCAGAACGGCTCACTCAACTTCATTCCGGGTGTGATAGCGCTTATCTTCATGATCGTGAGCACAGCGTTGACCTCCGTAGCTGTAGTGAGGGAGAAGGAGAGCGGTACGATGGAGGTGTTGCTGGTCTCCCCGTTCAAACCGTTTATGGTATTGATCGCAAAGGCGATCCCCTATCTGGTGCTATCGCTGATCGACTTTATCGTCATACTGCTGCTGGCTCTCTTTTTGTTGGATGTGGCAATCAAGGGGAGCCTGCTGCTCATCTTTGTAGAAAGTCTCCTTTTCATTATTACCTGTCTATCGCTTGGACTGCTGATCTCCAACGTCACCAATTCGCAACAGGCTGCCATGATGCTCTCCATGGCGGGAATGATGTTGCCCACCATTCTGCTCACCGGTTTCATGTTCCCGCTGGAAAACATGCCCGGTTTTTTTCAGGTGCTCTCCTATGCAGTGCCCTCCAAATACTATTACAGCATCATCAAGACGGTCATGCTGAAAGGACTCGGCATCGCCTACGTCTGGAAGGAGACCCTGGTATTGGTAGGGATGTCTGCCATCCTCCTCTCCCTGGCACTGAAAAGATTCAACATCCGGTTATCATGA